Below is a genomic region from Oreochromis niloticus isolate F11D_XX linkage group LG13, O_niloticus_UMD_NMBU, whole genome shotgun sequence.
TCTTCCAGGCCGCTACTTTTAATTTTCCTTGCTTGTTTATGAATGTGTGTCTTACAGCTCcacatttcaattatttataatttacatGGATATGTCTCTAATGCTTTTTTACACTAGCTAGAGTGAATTTGCACTTGTTTCATGTAAACTCACAACTTAAGAGGGACTTTGTATAGAATCCTCTACTGTCTAaaacttcattttcatttcatatacacatatacattcATCTcacctatttattttttttcttcgacattaaataatgaatttaCGTAATACTTTTGTTTCTTCTTATCAGACACTCAAAGAGCTTTAGACAACCCACCatattcacacattcacacacacattcatataaCCCTGTCAGTGCACATTCATACAATGATGAGAAATCAGGGGCTATTTCTGCGGTCAAAGCACATGTCAGTATGTGGGCGGAAGGAGGTGAACTTCTGATTGTGGAAGTGGAAGGTTAGTTACAGTATGCTGAAAAGTAAACGGACTGCATTTATAATGTCTGTTCAAAAGACATACTGTGGACACAGACACATACTTTCTTTATAAGTGTAATTTGTCGTAAGTCCTTTCCTTACACATGGCTGCTATTGGGCCAACTTGGGGTTCATCATCTTGCTCACCTTGGAGATTGAAGCAGCTACGGATTGAACCACAGATCTTCAGATTCTCGCACTCAAATGACTGCCAATTAATTTCTTTAACTGATCAAGGAatctctatgtgtgtgtttgtcctttGCATATATCGATAAGTGTTCATCCAATGTCCTTAAAGcaaattgtgttgttttcatattttggaTAGAGGTTGTTTTCTCTTCCCAGTCTTTTCAGTGTTTCTCCTATTTGACTGCTGTTCTCCATTTTGTGAGTGTGGGGAAGAATGACTAACAGATACAGTGAAGCAgagaagcaacaacaacaacaaccaaaaaaaacaaaacacttttcatTTGCAATGCTATCTTTGCGAGGGCATTTATTGACACAGTGCATTCCATCCATAGCTCAACCTTAACTATGTAAACTAAGTGATTAACCTTAAACCTTACCTAAAGCTTAATGTTAACCTTGACACCAAGCTATGGTATGTAAATACAATCTCAATGATGGATTTCTTGCATGAGACACATTTAGGGGCATCTGTAaattgtagggaaaaaaaccaaccaaatgTACAAAACTACCCATGatgcttgtgtgtatttatttgagggttttttgtgtttgtttttgttttttttaatcaagtcTGTCTCTCCAGATATACACATCGggtttggtttcatctgcaaGTGGTTAACAAAGAAATGGGCTTTTGGTACTGAGAGACAGCTGAGACCACTGTGACTTCCCTAGAGAATTTAaggaatcaaatttaaaagctATTTCAGGCACCAGTGCCAGGTACAGTCATGTCACCTGGGTTGATATTATTGAATGAAATAGGATACACCCACTGTCAAGTGTGTGGAAAGAAACAGGCAGAGAGGGCGGGAAGGGGTGAGGAGGCTGGGTCTGCAATGTTTAAGTGAATGAGGCAGAGGAGCAACAGAGACATGAgattgtgtgcgtgtgtgcgtgtatgtatgtgtgtgtgtgtccacatcCCTGTGAGTGTTCATGTTTGTAATACGTTTAGTGCTTTGTTAACTGTCTGTGTAAGCCTGTCTACATCCGCCAGCAGAAGTGTTTGTACTGTATTATAACCAGTCCTGTCAGCAGCACACCTCTTTGTGCCGATACAGTACTTGGATCATTTTCAAGATATCCTTGTAATCACCTTGTTGACTCAGTGGCCCCTCAAGTGTTTGAGCATTGCCAACTGACAATGCTTGTGTTTGTATGCCTATAAGTAATTTGGTGAAAGTGAAACACAGTGAGTGGTAGAGTCAACGGTTCTTTGGGTGTGCTTCTGTCATGCACGCATGTGTGCAAAGAAAGAGTGCAGATCCATGAGTTTTGTGTGGCGTAACAAGATGCATGCACCCTCCCTCCAAAGGCTTTCATGTGTCTGTAACAGCACTTGCACGACTTCCTCCTTTAAGCCATATACTTAACGGACATAATTATTTAACcccatgttgttgttttttcaactGAAAAAGGTGATGGGTCTCTATCATCTGACATCCATCCACCCTGAATTGGGAgctgtcttttgttctgcctctgcCGCATAATATCCCACTTCTTTCCAACTTGCACTCGCTAGGAGGTGTGACTACTTAACATCTCCTTGCACATTGCAAGGCCCTTTCACCTCCCTTCCTCCCCTTCTTGTACCCCCTGCGCAACCCAGAATTTCTGCCTTCAGCATTTAAAGACCCCTCTCCTCCTGCTAAAGCATGTTTACATAGAGGAGAGTGTGtgctttttctccctctctgtctctttcaagTGCCTGTTCAATAGGCAGATGGTTGCACTTCCTTTTAAGGAGTGTTCGCAATAGCCTATTAGTTACATGTGTATAGCATCTGTGTAGGGTTGCACTGAAGTGCAGGCTTGAGGTGTGAGGCAGTGGGTCAGGCTTGGTATTAGccttgcaaaaaaacaaagcgAGGTACTTCATAGTTTAGATTGCGGGAATTGTTAGGAGCTAGCTGTCACTGTGGCAAATTTAATGCACaagcaattttttttccagtatCCCACTCCAAAATCTTCCATAAAACTCACCCTAATTTCAGTGACGGTaactttacttttgtttttaaaaacacgcaAAAGGTATGCTTTGGCTCTCATCCAGTTTTAGATTTATGACAACAATGAAAGAAAGGTTAACTTGCAGCATTCCCCCTGCAGTCATCCTGAAGCCCTTTGGTTTGACATATTCCTGAGCCGTTCTTCTACTGTCTGTAGTTTGCCTTTCTACTTTTTTCCTGCCTCTTGctttcacatacacacatacaacGCAAGCATGTCCAAGTGTCTAAGAGTGCCATGTCTAAAGAGTTCCAGCAGCTTGTTACAGAGGCTGTCAAAAAGCAACAGAGACCCACCGCAGAGGTGAGGATGTGTGTGAAATCCCATGAGCCTGTAGCACAGGTCAGGAGCATAACAACATCCAGCCTTTCTTTCCACGTGGAGATTTTTCTCCTCATATAGATACTCTAATACAACAGCCGAGGAATATAACAACGAAAAtgacttcattcattcatttaatgcGTTCAGTAAGACTGCATATCCAAACAGTTTTGGCTTTTGCAATTTTGTAACCATTAGTTTCTTAAAAGGACAAAAATGACTGTGCGGTTGCTATCTAGAACAATACCTTTATTTTCAGTACTTTCTAATCCTCTCTCTGTCAGAAGGATATTTTCACTAATTAGTGCCCTCTGAAACTTACAAATCAGTAAAGGGAATCACTCTTTTTTAAACTGGCTTTGGTTAAAGTTTGGGTGGTTTGATCACAAAAATGACGGGTCAGATAAGGGAAATATCATAATTTCTAGTGAAGTTCGTATTGAGGCAGTGTCCTGATTACTTCTGCATATTTGCACAATATAAAATGTGAAGCGTCAAGAACATACTGTATGTAGCCTGTCTTTTTTGATTGACACCACCCACAGGTTCTCACTGGTTTCACAAGGAACAAGTAGCCCACGGATCTTCTTATCAGTCAGACTTTCTAAGCCATGTTTAACACTGAGTGATTGATTTTTCAACCAGCCCCAACTGGCCCCCAACTGGTCACTGCTGATGGCCACACCTCTGTGAACCTGGTTGTGtcagaggtttctttctgttaaaagggagtttttcctttccactgtcgctaaagtgcttgctcatacagTATCATctgatttttactttaaaatataaagcgtcttgaggcagttgttgttgtgatttgacactATATTAATAAGATTCAATTGAATATCTTGTTATAACGGCACTATGCATAACCACTCACACGATTATTTCACTTCCTCACATTGTTATTTTATCAGGATAAGCTCCTGTCAAACTGCAATCTGTTTATGGCTTGTGGTGCCAGTGTAAGCAGAACTCAGACACTGTTGTGCAGTAATCTGGAtttctgcaaaaacaacaacaacaacaacaacaaaaaaacacctcaaTAAAAGCAGATCTCCTGGCTGCCCACAGTCATAAAGGAGAATAAACAAGGTTAGGGCAGAACAATTATGCTGAGCTGCTTCCTGGTGTTAGGACACTGACAGGATTTCTTCAGTTGTACAGACACTCCTGGTTTTCTGTTATGCAGTCAGGAGTTTACACTGATAACATTagcatttacatttttcacttgAAGACCAAGATTTGCACTTAATGACTAAAATGCTTAGACGTCTGCTAATGTACAAACAATTATTCAATACAAAATTCTCTTCCTTCTATGGGCTGGCCTACATGTTGAAAAATGTGCAATATAACTAGACTCAAGAGTGCTTTGCTCAGCTAGAACCTGATGTACTCTGGTGTTTTTTAGCTACAATCAGGAGTTTTAGGATAACAAAGTGGTCCTACGCATGGAAATGCTTGTCTGGTGCGCTGACACTTTGGTCCAGACTGAAATATATATCACCATTAAGTGGTTTGACATTAAAGTTTCTACAAATGTCTTTGTGCAAATGTCTGTACAAAGACATTTTACAAATattatatgatttttttaaacacataaaaatataaagacaatACATCCAAAGGTGAAAGAATTtaatggaaaacatttaaaaaaaaaacttgaggcAGAGAGCTGTTAACTCTTCTTTTGATAGCACAGTTGTAGTTTTAGGGCAAAATGTTGCTTGCTTTATCTTAGATACCTGTTAGTCAAAGAAAGCAtgaaaacatgctttttttaTGCATACATGGTTTGACATTATCTTACTGAAAAATGTGATGCTTTTCCTGCAAAATAGGTATTTGCTCCAAAACGTATGTATACAACATCTATAAACTGAAAAAGGGTCTATACAAAATTTAACATTGTCAGTCCACTTGGCAGTATTTCACCTTTTTTCCATCTATCTTAAATGAGCCTGAGCTCAGAGAAAGGTTCTTTGTGTATTTTTCCTTACATGGTAGAGGTTGAACCTGCATTTATTAAACTAATGAAGTGTTTTCACAAACTGGGATTTTTAGAGATTTCACTGAGTCCATGCATGCCCACGATATGATGTCCAGATATGTCTCCCAAAGTAAAATGTAGCACATGTAGCCTAAATAACTGATACTATTGAAAGGGTCTGGTAATCCACTGCAATAAACTCTACAttcattttcatcctttttaatTTATCTTATCTCCCCTGCACATTCTCTAATGTTTGCTGCTCGGGTGCAAGGACTCTCTCACATGTGATAAGGAATGAATGGCTGGCTGCTTATGAGAGGGATATTTCTTGTCGTGAAAGATTTACAGTAtaaacagtgtttcttttcacGTGCCTCCAATAAATTACAGAAACATTTGTGAAATCGAGCGTGTCCTTATCTGACTCACAGCTCCTGAGAAAAGGCACACAGCGCTGGCAGAGTGTCTGACACTCTCATAGTAAATAATGTGCATAATATTATTAAATCCAGAAACAcacatttgctttaaaaaacagctgTAGGGATCAACATGTCTGAGATACTCAAAAGATATTAGCAGCCTAAAAGCTGGGAGGCTTTGTCAGTCAGCAGTTTCATATATCTTAACAAACAAAGCACACAGAAGCAGTAGGAAATATTCGCTGATGCTGAGGTCAATAAGAGGTAACTGCATTTTCTTTTGTCACTAAATCCTTGTCAACAGATTCACTGAGATGTACAGATTTACAGCACttaaagtaaatattttttttaggtgaGAGTATTGTGAGAAGTCTCCAGACTACAGCTCCAAGCTATCACAAGGTGAGGGTGGTGTGTCATGGTGAAGGAAAAACCATGCCCAATTAACATCAAGTAGAGCAGAAGCTGTGGAGGAGGACGTGTAATTTGTTCCTGAAACTGTACCTGGCCACAGGTACATACAGTTCGAAGCTATTTAACATATTAAAGATTTGCCAGACTAAAAATCTGTGAACTTCAGAGTTGACTTGAGAGTATTGCTCATGGACTCCCAGCAAGTCTGTTTCTTGACAATGAGGCACTAAATGCTTCTTTTTGTCAGCAGTGAGTACCTGACAGATGGCCTTGCGCTGTTTCTCAACCCTAGCCACCATCTTCTGGCAGCAACCCCCTGCTCACCAGCTTGTGATGGCTTTAGCTCATCCTGTGCCACCACAACATCCCTTTTCAGGAAGAACAAGGCCAGTTTCCACTGTTGTTCCacgccaaaaaaaaaaataatacaatgaTATTGTCATTTTCTATTTAGCTTAGTACAGTTACTCaattaaacaggaaacatgtcatttactatcacaaaaacattctgtgtgatttattagtGTCTGTTATGTCTGAATGTATTAAATTAAGGTTTTTACATCAAGCCTTGGCTTAATACTTTTCACAGACAACTGTGCTATTGAGCTTTGTCTGAAATTATAATTAATAGATGACTGTCTTTCTTAAAAACTAAGAAAGTAAATGCTTCCCCTATAATGTCGTTGGAAAATTGAGGTGGTGAAGAATAACAGACTTGTGCTTTGTATACAGCTAAAGTAGGTTtatgtgtggaaaaaaatgctTCAGGTTCACTTTTAGAGATATATGGAGCACTTGTATTTAATTGTGCTGAATGGCACAATATCCTTGCAGAGGTGAGCGTATTCCCAAGTTATCTGATTACTACTTGGGTTACCAAAAGTCAGAGCCTTTTGTGGGTTGTATGACACATACTGTATATGTTGCTCACAATATCTCCAAGGAAACCTATTGATCTCTATAGGTATCTAAGACCATTACATGTTTTCCATATGTGGTAGTGACTGTGAGCATCTCAGTGTGACTCATCAAGCTGAGATTTGGTCTACACGTGCACAGTAGAGCTAACTATAGACTACAGGAACTACAGACTGCATAGTAAGgctaacatttttttttgtcaatgcCAAAACATTTATAATTTTGGCATATGTTTGAGATGCTCCTTTCTTTAATTCTAATTTTAGCAAATGGAGCTGTAGCTTGTTATTGTTAGGTGAAGCAATATCGAGTgtaaaatactatatttgggtGATAATATTCTAGTCTTTATTCACAAGTTTACTGCACCATATACAATAGTTAAAATTCACAGAGCAGTCAGTTTTTAGACACTGCTTACCATCATCTCGTTATGTAACATCTCACAATCCCACTTTGTGGGAcagcacaattttttttaatgatttaggAATTGTTCTCAAAATGAAACAGCCTCATGAGATTTAATTGAAGCCATTGTGGCTTTTAGTACATGGTTAATGTGTCtctgcagtggttagcactgatGTCTCACACCAACAAGGTTTTGGGTTTGAACCTGCTGGCTTGCTGCTGCCTTTCTGGACTTTTCATGTTCTTGTGCCTGTGTCAGGTCCCTCCAGGATGCCCCCCCCTCCCAACACGCACACACTTAGTCCAAACACATGTGTGTTAGGTTACCTTGTGATCCAAATTGCCTATAGGTttgaatgtgtgtgcgtgtagttgtctgtctctctgtgcttgccctgtgatagactggcaGCCAGTCCAGGGTATACCCTTCCTCATCTCCAGTGAGAGCCTCCCTACAGCCATGAATATGGACAAGCGGTTAAGATAATGGATGAATACTGTATCTGTGTTTGAAGTTCTGAGTCGCTCTTGATGTCTGCCTTCTTGCCACAAGGCAGAAATCTGCATACTATATGACAATGCAGTGCTGCCCAGCCAGTGATTGTAATCACAAAACTATTGGTTACAGCTGTCGGGCTGGCTGAATATGTATGCATTTTGACAGTAGTGGCTCTGTTAAAATTGAAATGTGTGACAGCTTGAGTAATCTTGGTTTTCTTTGCCAGtgtctcttttattttgaagaagaGGTTGTGTCTAGTTCTGCTTTGTTTGTCAgaattttatttgcatttttgtgtgcgtgttcaagttattaaagttaaaaatctCGGCACTTCTGGGGCCAGAGTGACCAAAATTCAAATTACAGCAGCTTTAACCTTCATTAAAAGTGCTTGTCAGTGTGACTCATCCTTGGTGGAAATAGTTTTTGGCCATATCACTACTGTGCTAAAAATAGTAAGCTGAAATGGCCATATATTAGTCATTCAATCATTTAGGTGGATTCTTGGACCCAACTTGGATTGCGCTGTCCAAACCTGCTGGGACAAATGCCTGAAAATGTCAGGGAACAAGTTGTGTTGCAACGCCGTAAACGAGTATCGATCTCGCTTTGTACCTGAAACTATCACACCTACGTGCCCAGGAGTCAAACTTAAGATATAGGGCTTAATGTTGACTTGGAGAAAACAAGACAAATACACTATAATAGCTTCTCTGTAATGGCAGCTGTTGGCAGAGTTTTAGCCCACCTATGTTGGAAAAGGATATTGTCGTCAGGCtcatacatttttcatttgaaaaggGGTGATTATATTTTTTTGAGAGGAAAACAAACGTAAAAACCACTCTCATTTATTTTGCTCCCAGCAGAATGCAGATGTAAATTTGTGGTAGATAACTAATGCAATCGGAGGCAACAACAAAACATAATTGTTCCGTTCATAATTATGTTTGTTGTGTAAGACAATTGCCTGATATCAGACAGAATTATCATCTCAACATTGGCTTATTGTTGCACAGGAAAGCTGACTATTAATAAATACACaatgcactctctctctctcttcatatatacatatatatatatatatatgtatacacacacatactgtacacaTCTATGCTGTATAATTGACTGCATATCCAATTAGATAACCACAAATTTCTCCTATTAGTGTCATTGAAGGATTTTGTACACTGTTGTGTCAGTGTGACGAGGGACTTGCAGACCCATCAGTCCCAACACTGATTTATCATGTAGCtctcaaaaagagaaaaagaaagtgaaCAATGTGTATATATAATGACATAGAAATGTAGGCAATATATTGCTGTGAtcaccaaacaaaaacattttgcactggtaagtaaaattaaatgttatttgtttttcattagtaACACATTGCATACATGCCCAGTAAAAATTAAATttgtaaaatgttaaaagtttgCCAACTCttagaaagtttttttttccctcaaaagcgttgttgtttttgtatttggcTGCTTTTGCTTTTCATATAGCCTGCTGTAATTTATTATGTTGCTAAATTTAATGTATGAATCTGTGCATACTGTTAATTTCTATGCAAATATGGTTCACACGATGCCTTTCGGTGACATTGTATGCTCCCCCAGTGTCACGTAAAGCGTATATGAGTGAAACATGAAGGCATTCTATCCATGGATGAGCATGGATGAAGTGATGCGTGTCCACAGCAAAGACAGCAGGGAGCTTTCTGATAATAGTAGTAGCAGTGTGCGGCTCTCAGTGTCACAAATGGCTATGAGACGCTGTTGGCTACTGGGGTTCTTTAACAGCTCTGTGGGAGGTCTGAGATTCTGTGTAGGCACAGGTACAGCACTCGGCTTCAAATACCTTTCCCTGTGGGATGAATCCTGTGTGCACGATTGTCACTTTAAACATTATACAACTGCTATATTCGTGCTTATATATTTGTGTACATAGTGTCTGTAGGCATGTGGATTTGGTGGTAAGGGGTAATATGTTTTTCCTTGTTGAAACATTGTTGTAAATGTCAGCAGAAGAACACTACTCCCATGGCTTTCACAATAAAAAGCAAGCAGGGGGTAATGTGCGGCACTCTGTATAATCACAGCTGTGTACTGAGTATTGATCACTACACTTGTCAGGCAACAAAAAGCTGCAGTTTTCATATGTGCTATTTGATGTTTGTATCATCAGACACACGTGTTAACTATGTGAATCCCTAGCTGTACGTCCAAGCTGATTTGCCAGTAATCTAAAAAGCATGCATCTAAATCCATTCACCCCAGCAGTTGTGCGTTATTGCTCAGCGAAACTCGAAGAGAATAGAACATGCTGGTTTAGAAATTGGAGGTCTTCATCTCGTTATCCAATTATCAGCAACTGCTTTGACAAAAACAGCAGGATCTTCTATTTAATGTTTGCCCTTTTATTGCAAAGTCATCTTAAATTGAACTAAAAACAGTGCATATTCACATATTCTTTGTGACTCTGGCGGTATTAGCTCTTCTGGTGCTCTTTTCTCCATGTTTCACCATTAGGTTTTGTCTGTTGATAGCTTTATCTGTCTAGGATCTATCTTTTCTTTCTTAGAGGGCTTTTGGAAGACCAGATCAATGCTGATGTCTAATTAGcgagcagaaaaaaaatcgcTGCTCAGACAGGGAAAAAAGTGCCTGAATATCTCCTAAAGTTCATTCCTCCTGCTTTATTTAAGCCCCTACTTGTTATAACTTTTACCATTCTTTGACtcaataaatataaaactgcCATTATCACAaaactgttttactttgtagacTAGCGACATATATGAGTGTTAAATTTTGAATGTAACCACTGTGCTAACTTCATTTATGATCTGACAGCAGAAAACCATCAGGTACAAGGGACTAATGTTAGGTAATGTTTAGTTTTAACACAGGCATCCTTATAGTGTGGGCAACAATGTGAAAATGCATTACCTGCGTTAAAGTTAAATATATCTGCAATTTATTGGGTCTCATAAGAAACAGCTCTTGATTGCACTCTTACTATTATTGTTGACCATCTAGCCATGTTAATTCAGCATCAAGATATAATTTGATATTGCTTGTAGGATTTAAAGGGTATACAAAGATTGTGCGCAAATAAAATTAAGGGTGACCGTTTTAAAGGAAAGATCCATAAATCTTTGCCTATCCAAACACCCAGTTTCGTAGAATAGGTTTGTAGCCTCACCTAGTGGATATGAATAGGAATATCAGCTACCTTCTCAAATTTTATTCTTTCTCCCACTCTTTTCTTTTACACTTGTCTGTTTTCCCttttgtgccccctttccctTCTCTCTGTGTCCCTTCTTACCCCTCTTTACTATCTTTCTCTTTAGAATATGCCAGAACATAACAATGAGCTCCAACAGCACAGATCCTGGTCTTATCCTGACTGCCAGCACTCTACCACCATTGGCTGCAGCCTACTCACAGTCCAATGCACCCTATCAAGGAGGAACTGGGGGAACGCCCGTGGTTTATCATGCTATGGATGATAATTCCTCTTCTATCGGCAAGCTCTTAACCTCCACATTAGAACCCCAAAATTGGACTGCAGTCCCTGATCCCTTGGGTGGCCACGCTGTGTGGCAGGTTGTCATCATTGTCTTAATGACTAGCATGCTGTCACTGGTCACGATCATTGGGAACATCCTGGTAGTAGTATCCTTCAAGGTTAATCGCCAACTAAAGACAGTCAACAACTATTTCCTGTTGAGCTTAGCTGTGGCAGACCTCATCATAGGGGTCATCTCCATGAACCTCTACACAGCTTATCTTGTGATGGGCTACTGGGCCATGGGCAACTGGGCATGCGACTTGTGGCTGGCTGTAGACTACGTGGCAAGCAATGCATCTGTTATGAACCTACTGGTCATCAGCTTTGACCGCTACTTTTCAATTACTAGGCCTTTGACCTACCGGGCCAAACGGACCACAAAGCGAGCTGGGATCATGATAGGCTTAGCCTGGTTTGTTTCTCTTGTCCTGTGGGCCCCAGCCATCCTGCTATGGCAGTTTCTTGAGGGTGAAAGGACAGTGCCCTCAGGAGAATGCTACATTCAGTTCCTCTCACAGCCTATTATAACCTTCTGCACAGCCATGGCGGCATTCTACTTACCTGTGACAATAATGAGTGTTCTCTACTGGCGCATTTACAAGGAGACCCAGAATCGTTCAAAAGAGCTAGCTGGGTTGCAGGGCTCAGGTGGAATAGGAGCAAGAGGTGTAAACGGTGGGGGCGAAAGAGCCCGTTTTGTCCATCAGACAGGAAGTTCTAGAAGCTGCAGCAGCTATGAGTTGACCAGGCTCTCTAGGAGAAAGAGCACATGTCGGGAACTGGTAGGCCGCTTCCACTGCTGGCCTGGTGTTCGCTCTTGGAGACCTGGTAGTATGCGACAGGGAGATGGTGATCCAGATCAGAGTAGCAGTGACAGCTGGAACAACAATGATGCTGCAGTCTCTTTGGACCAGTCTGGGTCTTCAGAAGATGAGGACTGTGGAGGTAGAGATATGATTCCACAAAGTCATGCTATTTTCTCCATTGTTCTTAGCCTACCTGGCATAAAAGCTGCTGTTAACTCCCAGCTAACCTCATGTGAGGATCTGGATGGAGCCTCAGAGGAGGATCCCCTTAGAGCAGCGGAGTATAATCGAGACAGTCTTTCATCAGTAGCTCCAAACTCAATGGCCACGGTTACTCCGGAAGGGCAAAACAGTTCAGAAAATAGCTACCACCAACGCTTCTGCTCACGCAAGATTCAATCATTGTCTTCCATCCAGGCTACTTCTAACCATAGGTCTCTGGATGGTACCCCAGTAACCACTACCACTGCCTCCGACAGTACTACTACCAGCACAACCACCAAGTCCCCCTCAGGTCCAATGTCCTTCAAGGAGGCAGCTCTGGCAAAGCGTTTCGCTGCCCGAGCCCGGACTCAGATCACCAAAAGGAAGCGGATGTCCTTGGTAAAAGAGAAGAAGGCAGCTCAAACTCTCAGTGCCATCCTCTTTGCATTCATCATCACATGGACACCTTACAACATCATGGTGCTCATCAATGCTTTCTGTAAAACTTGCATCCCAGAAACTCTGTGGGCAGTCGGTTACTGGCTATGCTACGTCAACAGCACAGTCAACCCCATGTGTTACGCCCTGTGCAACAAGACTTTTCGTACAACATTTAAGATGATACTGTTGTGCCGCTGGGAccagaaaaaaaggaggaagcAGCAGTTTCAGCAAAGGCATTCTTCAGTGGTCTTTCACAGGAGAATTCCCAGGGAGTCTACGTAAAGGACGGAAAGTTAAGGTTGCTtgtaacagaaatgaaaaatttaacacagaaggaaaagaaagaaacatccATCCAGTTGTTTCTGTGGAGTTTCTTTATCTAGAGatctttaatgttttattctgcTATGTCAAACACAGCAACCCAATGTGGTGGTTTTgcagtatgtgtttgtgttggtgCATCCATTAAGCAAAGccgtatatgtgtgtgaaggttTGCGTAAGGTGAGGTTCAGACATGAAAGTTGTGCCTGTCCTTGAAGAACTTTTTATCATTTCATGCAAGTACAGCAGCAAGAAAGTGAAGTGAGTGGACAATACTCGAAAAGGGC
It encodes:
- the chrm3a gene encoding cholinergic receptor, muscarinic 3a (The RefSeq protein has 6 substitutions compared to this genomic sequence), with translation MSSNSTDPGLFLTASTLPPSAAAYSQSNTPYQGGTGGTPVVYHAMDDNSSSIGKLLTSTLEPQNWTAVPDPLGGHAVWQVVIIVLMTSMLSLVTIIGNILVVVSFKVNRQLKTVNNYFLLSLAVADLIIGVISMNLYTAYLVMGYWAMGNWACDLWLAVDYVASNASVMNLLVISFDRYFSITRPSTYRAKRTTKRAGIMIGLAWFVSLVLWAPAILLWQFLEGERTVPSGECYIQFLSQPIITFCTAMAAFYLPVTIMSVLYWRIYKETQNRSKELAGLQGSGGIGARGVNGGGERARFVHQTGSSRSCSSYELTRLSRRKSTCRELVGRFHCWPGVRSWRPGSMRQGDGDPDQSSGDSWNNNDAAVSLDQSGSSEDEDCGGRDMIPQSHAIFSIVLSLPGIKAAVNSQLTSCEDLDGASEEDPLRAAEYNRDSLSSVAPNSMATVTPEGQNSSENSYHQRFCSRKIQSLSSIQATSNHRSLDGTPVTTTTASDSTTTSTTTKSPSGPMSFKEAALAKRFAARARTQITKRKRMSLVKEKKAAQTLSAILFAFIITWTPYNIMVLINAFCKTCIPETLWAVGYWLCYXNSTVNPMCYALCNKTFRTTFKMILLCRWDQKKRRKQQFQQRHSSVVFHRRIPREST
- the chrm3a gene encoding cholinergic receptor, muscarinic 3a isoform X1, which encodes MSSNSTDPGLILTASTLPPLAAAYSQSNAPYQGGTGGTPVVYHAMDDNSSSIGKLLTSTLEPQNWTAVPDPLGGHAVWQVVIIVLMTSMLSLVTIIGNILVVVSFKVNRQLKTVNNYFLLSLAVADLIIGVISMNLYTAYLVMGYWAMGNWACDLWLAVDYVASNASVMNLLVISFDRYFSITRPLTYRAKRTTKRAGIMIGLAWFVSLVLWAPAILLWQFLEGERTVPSGECYIQFLSQPIITFCTAMAAFYLPVTIMSVLYWRIYKETQNRSKELAGLQGSGGIGARGVNGGGERARFVHQTGSSRSCSSYELTRLSRRKSTCRELVGRFHCWPGVRSWRPGSMRQGDGDPDQSSSDSWNNNDAAVSLDQSGSSEDEDCGGRDMIPQSHAIFSIVLSLPGIKAAVNSQLTSCEDLDGASEEDPLRAAEYNRDSLSSVAPNSMATVTPEGQNSSENSYHQRFCSRKIQSLSSIQATSNHRSLDGTPVTTTTASDSTTTSTTTKSPSGPMSFKEAALAKRFAARARTQITKRKRMSLVKEKKAAQTLSAILFAFIITWTPYNIMVLINAFCKTCIPETLWAVGYWLCYVNSTVNPMCYALCNKTFRTTFKMILLCRWDQKKRRKQQFQQRHSSVVFHRRIPREST